A genomic stretch from Pempheris klunzingeri isolate RE-2024b chromosome 23, fPemKlu1.hap1, whole genome shotgun sequence includes:
- the LOC139223162 gene encoding uncharacterized protein — translation MSKLLRRTNIHERYVGRGPKGLNPKHNRSYQFYIERISSHFQRTVINFINKQMTVTKTQGPFDSVRREAITVQIQEEIQRHVSRGLNLAVKILVHFIGFTGESRNIRLVLQNLCVQLAEAYCPHTKLSEGFPQLINEFHSLLGLVGVERPLVVLLDGLDELSEEHHADLSWISTPLPPNVLLIMSATTDSPCIQTLQSARPKILSLPPLSLHDITAALEMKLHTGRRCLQEQQWQLLVQACLSCPCPLYLEGAYSESTLWASYTPQASLSLPGSLEGLYLGVLARLERELGRQLELLYLLAQDEKVLEEVTSCHHSSNHPGVPYVLWARMKHDLGHHLTEVRTDGTFVYRWTHCELSRVCIKHYLTTDDARMAVHADYADYYREKSQHSHIFQPLAWTLDDDEGMTKSYRFNLRKLHGLPYHLVRSGQILPFLTECIFNYEFLLHKAWGLSVLDIEEDLNKAVLPDKGHVDVEMLSGALEMSRTVLLQDPCQLASQLMGRLGQMIFEDRPVAKGDPLKFSYLHSLQLQCTQSSLPVLLPSSTCLLPPGDLQHSLLAGHLTSVTALGGGQRGPFSVTSESDGSLRFWDLEQRRIIRSLDAVGGVVADSLILGLDDKMLIVCMGQSLQVREVESGRVVYSESDSVDVPIASTTCEGQLLVVFYDGSNRVKVFDLTSSCSLLHCVNISIEPGAIHRDRSILLSNNSIRDYVLFTYRSGSEAAVFSAKQGVVLSVLSAQHAAASIQAVEMTEDYLLLFCRYPYKRGSEIIHIELFSTASFLYLRSILGCSQDSISQVTVNRAETHVVAFCPSPHTGITELVTWNLETEDHKHVTRFPAVLTKGLCFDLRFCLGICRGEKYLCMWDLTSRISDETLTYNTHKPRSDGTEEIIPMGKNPRYVVCRSIKAGAVYVWNLARRRFVCRPVRVEHGLYSNTDVVLAHDFKLYILTGRSTDTPSYQFQTLLVYDLIKRSYVRRQTGIAVVLCPQHEYRLLEDGQILLGLSETRDHLILWDLDSGSIKHEIKPSHGKMLLCSSAVHDLQPDVTPCRETTLMPRDIQTESQSAKKRRLERDAQREKEVKRRLDGEKYNSIDQYLLSGNEQALVCSYFAHHLSVFSVVSQEHLHTLEDKTSLLSLHTAAITHTGSHLVLTSYNQTQKLPCIVLWDLHKGTVRKKLRNEAGVCCVAVTDDAHRVVFGATGSNRLKVWDPFSRNYRSITGYGNLTIEASSELHMTEGGTKAVLLSAGQLSLWDLEVCSVLSVLSPDGRVSCVRLLHGREVSLLLGLGHSPTLIGVRSASGTVCSASQVSRDSDLFGESSSSEEEEEEEEEDP, via the exons ATGAGCAAGTTG CTGCGCCGCACCAACATACATGAGCGTTATGTGGGACGGGGACCGAAAGGCCTAAACCCCAAACACAACCGTTCCTACCAGTTCTACATCGAACGCATCTCCTCCCACTTTCAACGGACTGTCATCAACTTCATCAACAA ACAAATGACGGTCACCAAAACTCAAGGCCCTTTTGACTCAGTGAGGAGAGAAGCCATCACAGTGCAGATACAGGAGGAGATACAGCGTCATGTCAGCCGTGGACTCAATCT AGCTGTGAAGATACTGGTGCACTTCATTGGCTTCACTGGAGAGAGCAGGAATATTCGTCTGGTCCTGCAGAATCTTTGTGTCCAGCTGGCTGAAGCCTACTGTCCCCATACAAAGCTGTCAGAG GGCTTCCCTCAGTTGATCAATGAATTCCACTCTCTGCTGGGCCTGGTGGGGGTGGAGAGGCCCTTGGTGGTCCTACTGGATGGGTTAGATGAGCTGTCTGAGGAACATCATGCAGACCTCTCCTGGATTTCAACCCCTCTACCTCCAAACGTTCTCCTCATTATGTCTGCAACCACAGACTCCCCTTGCATTCAGACTCTGCAG TCAGCTCGTCCGAAAATCttgtccctccctcctctcagtcTACATGACATCACAGCAGCATTAGAGATGAAGCTACACACTGGTCGGCGGtgtctgcaggagcagcagtggcagctgcTGGTCCAGGCCTGTCTGTCCTGTCCCTGCCCTCTGTACCTGGAAGGAGCTTACTCTGAGAGCACGCTCTGGGCCTCCTACACTCCCCAGGCCAGCCTCAGCCTCCCCGGTAGCCTCGAGGGCCTCTACCTTGGCGTGCTGGCTCGGCTGGAGAGAGAGCTGGGGAGGCAACTG GAGTTGCTATACCTACTGGCCCAAGATGAGAAGGTGCTCGAGGAAGTGACGTCATGTCATCACTCTTCCAACCACCCCGGGGTGCCTTATGTTCTGTGGGCTCGAATGAAACATGACCTCGGCCATCACCTAACTGAGGTCAGGACAGATGGGACATTTGTGTACCGCTGGACACATTGTGAGCTGAGCCGTGTGTGCATAAAGCACTATTTAACAACAGATGATGCTCGTATGGCCGTGCATGCAGACTATGCTGACTACTACAGAGAAAAGTCACAACACAGCCACATATTTCAGCCACTGGCGTGGACactggatgatgatgaaggtatGACAAAGAGTTACAGATTCAATCTGAGGAAGCTTCACGGGTTGCCCTACCACCTGGTTCGCTCAGGCCAAATCCTGCCCTTTCTGACGGAATGCATTTTCAACTATGAGTTTTTGCTCCATAAAGCCTGGGGGCTGTCCGTCCTGGACATTGAGGAGGACCTGAACAAGGCTGTGCTGCCAGACAA GGGTCATGTGGATGTGGAGATGCTGTCAGGTGCTCTGGAAATGTCTAGAACAGTGCTGCTACAGGACCCCTGCCAGCTGGCCTCCCAGCTTATGGGTCGACTGGGACAAATGATTTTTGAGGACCGGCCTGTTGCAAAAG GTGACCCACTGAAGTTCAGCTACCTCCATTCTCTGCAGCTTCAGTGCACCCAATCATCACTGCCTGTGTTGCtgccctcctccacctgccTGCTGCCCCCAGGAGACCTCCAACACAGCTTGCTGGCAG GTCACTTGACCAGTGTGACTGCCCtgggaggggggcagagaggCCCCTTCAGTGTCACCAGTGAATCAGATGGAAGCCTGAGGTTTTGGGATCTGGAGCAAAGGCGGATCATCAGGAGCCTGGACGCGGTGGGAGGAGTTGTGGCAGATTCACTCATCCTGGGTCTGGATGATAAGATGCTCATAGTCTGCATGGGACAAAGTCTGCAG GTGAGAGAGGTAGAATCTGGTCGAGTTGTCTATTCAGAGAGTGACTCTGTGGACGTTCCCATAGCCAGCACAACTTGTGAAGGTCAGCTGCTGGTGGTCTTCTACGATGGAAGTAATCGAGTGAAG gtgtttgacctgacctcctcctgctctctgctgcactgtgttAACATCTCTATTGAGCCTGGTGCGATCCACAGAGACCGCTCCATTCTTCTGTCCAACAACTCCATCAGGGACTACGTCCTCTTTACCTACAG GTCTGGAAGTGAGGCAGCAGTATTCAGTGCCAAACAGGGCGTTGTGCTGTCTGTCCTGTCCGCTCAGCATGCTGCTGCCTCCATACAAGCTGTGGAGATGACTGAAGACTacctgctgctcttctgcag GTATCCATACAAGAGGGGCAGTGAAATCATCCACATTGAGCTTTTCAGCACTGCCTCCTTCCTCTACCTGCGGTCTATACTGGGCTGCAGCCAGGACTCCATTTCCCAGGTCACCGTCAACCGGGCGGAGACTCACGTTGTGGCCTTTTGCCCCTCCCCTCATACCGGCATCACTGAGCTGGTCACCTGGAACCTGGAGACAGAGGATCACAAACACGTCACTCGCTTCCCTGCAGTACTGACCAAAG GCTTGTGTTTCGATCTGCGCTTCTGCCTGGGGATCTGCAGGGGAGAGAAGTACCTTTGCATGTGGGATCTGACCTCCAGGATCAGTGACGAGACTCTcacctacaacacacacaagcccaGGAGTGACGGGACAGAGGAGATCATCCCTATGGGGAAAAACCCACG GTATGTGGTGTGCCGCTCCATCAAAGCGGGGGCGGTTTACGTTTGGAACTTGGCCAGACGGCGTTTTGTCTGCCGACCGGTCAGAGTGGAGCACGGCCTCTACAGCAACACCGATGTGGTGCTCGCCCATGACTTCAAACTTTACATCCTTACCGGCAGGAGCACGGACACCCCCTCGTATCAGTTCCAG ACTCTTCTGGTGTATGATCTGATTAAGCGGAGCTACGTAAGAAGACAGACTGGGATCGCAGTTGTTCTCTGTCCTCAGCACGAGTACCGTCTGCTGGAGGACGGACAGATTCTCCTGGGCCTATCAGAGACCAG AGATCACCTCATCCTTTGGGATTTGGACTCTGGTTCTATCAAACATGAGATCAAACCATCCCACGGGAAGATGCTCCTGTGCAGCAGCGCTGTCCACGACCTGCAGCCTGACGTGACACCATGCCGAGAGACAACAT TGATGCCACGGGACATACAGACGGAGAGCCAATCTGCAAAGAAGAGGAGGCTGGAGAGGGAtgcacagagggagaaagaggtgaaAAGAAGACTGGACGGAGAGAAGTACAACTCTATAGACCAGTACCTCCTCAGTGGAAATGAGCAG gcGCTGGTGTGCTCCTATTTTGCTCACCACCTCAGTGTCTTCAGCGTGGTGTCGCAGGAACACCTCCACACCCTGGAGGATAAAACATCACTGCTGAGCCTCCACACTGCAGCTATTACCCACACGGGcagccacctggtgctgacCAGCTACAACCAAACCCAGAAGCTCCCCTGCATCGTTCTGTGGGACCTGCACAAAGGAACG GTGAGGAAGAAATTGAGGAACGAGGCTGGAGTTTGCTGCGTGGCCGTCACAGACGACGCACACAGGGTTGTCTTTGGGGCCACAGGAAGCAACAG GCTGAAGGTGTGGGACCCCTTCAGCAGAAACTACAGGAGCATCACTGGCTACGGGAACCTCACGATAGAGGCCTCCAGTGAGCTTCACATGACGGAGGGAGGAACCAAAGCTGTTCTCCTGTCAG CAGGGCAGTTGAGCCTGTGGGACCTGGAGGTGTGCAGCGTTCTGTCCGTGCTCTCCCCGGACGGCCGCGTCAGCTGTGTGAGGCTGCTTCACGGACGTGAGGTCTCTCTGCTGCTCGGACTCGGCCACAGTCCCACCCTCATCGGTGTTCGCTCGGCCTCCGGAACTGTCTGCTCGGCATCTCAGGTCTCCAGAGACTCAGACCTGTTTGGAGAATCCAGCagcagcgaggaagaggaggaggaggaggaggaggacccgTAG
- the rwdd gene encoding RWD domain-containing protein 4 — MTANEDQEMELEALLSIYEGDECFKEISPVSFQFRVGDLEDTKAFILDVTWPETYPETAPQISLDAFFNNRISADTKQLILSKLEEQVEAYLGTAMMYTLFEWAKENQEALMENHKPVVTAVTTSSSEVMTSTSTAKKKDKKEQLTKAQKRRIISRTDNKGELPRGWNWVDVIKLSKTGGKDDV; from the exons ATGACAGCCAACGAGGATCAAGAG ATGGAGTTGGAGGCTCTTCTTTCCATCTATGAGGGGGATGAATGTTTCAAGGAAATCAGCCCAGTTTCCTTTCAGTTCAGG GTTGGAGACCTTGAAGACACAAAAGCATTCATCCTGGACGTCACATGGCCAGAGACGTACCCTGAGACGGCCCCACAAATCTCCCTCGATGCCTTTTTCAACAACAGAAT CTCCGCAGACACCAAGCAGCTGATCCTGTCAaagctggaggagcaggtggaggcttaCCTCGGCACTGCAATGATGTACACACTGTTTGAGTGGGCCAAGGAGAACCAGGAGGCCCTCATGGAGAACCACAAACCTGTGGTCACTGCCGTG ACGACATCCAGCAGTGAGGTGATGACTTCCACTTCAACGGCCAAGAAGAAGGACAAGAAGGAGCAGCTGACAAAAGCTCAGAAGAGGAGGATCATCAGCAGAACAG ATAACAAAGGGGAACTGCCAAGAGGATGGAACTGGGTGGATGTGATCAAA CTGAGTAAAACCGGAGGAAAAGACGACGTGTAG